A genomic region of Streptomyces sp. R33 contains the following coding sequences:
- a CDS encoding type VII secretion target has product MGEFVDIDIKTHYVRQGAGGTNEAAAKALENLRKSLDSSDTAADGHHGWASAAALKRCATAWEDHMVDLGKQMNTMADNLHTTAKAYDTTDAQARDAFSRLQHGLADFGRN; this is encoded by the coding sequence ATGGGGGAATTCGTGGATATAGACATCAAGACGCACTATGTACGGCAGGGTGCAGGAGGAACCAACGAGGCGGCCGCAAAAGCACTGGAGAACCTTCGCAAGTCGCTCGATTCGAGCGATACGGCAGCGGACGGTCACCACGGCTGGGCCTCGGCCGCGGCGTTGAAGCGGTGTGCGACCGCCTGGGAGGACCACATGGTCGACCTGGGGAAGCAGATGAACACCATGGCCGACAACCTCCACACCACGGCCAAAGCCTACGACACCACGGACGCCCAGGCGAGGGACGCCTTCAGCCGGCTCCAGCACGGTCTCGCTGACTTCGGGAGGAACTGA
- a CDS encoding amidase domain-containing protein, which yields MVTYHDLYDCRVDQWQKAADDWVDLARRSSSACEDIRAQGKKPLDEHWADATGKTAGQRLEDLANRLESGGDIMKGVAMVLDALAHTMGYAQRTLSHAVELAGENGLSIQDGRAVGAYTGAAPVGPNVPQNVRDAYTKEQGHIATVNALIEEALREASQADAKASAELDKLAKTINVSDTSQAHNELLVEASHLEFDILRADIPVGKDPQFVRAWWDGLTAQQQKDLMRADPVTLADLKGLPPEVGREIRGPDGKIDRVEMVRYALDHWDKKDDLKFENNCANFTSSALEAGGMQKKFDFWLGPRGDNTWGRESGLGWDWVDQRAYHSRSWAQAKGLHEFLVRNGGEEVTRSDTRPGDVIFYEQVAPDPDEPQGEIYHAAVVTSVTPDGDIKLTQHTSSFQNVSLESREHVATRNHGEQRIHIVRPHPNWY from the coding sequence GTGGTCACCTATCACGACCTGTACGACTGCCGTGTTGACCAGTGGCAGAAGGCGGCGGACGACTGGGTCGACCTCGCCCGGCGCTCCTCTTCGGCCTGCGAGGACATTCGCGCGCAGGGCAAGAAGCCGCTCGACGAGCACTGGGCGGACGCCACCGGCAAGACGGCTGGCCAGCGCCTCGAAGACCTCGCCAACCGGCTCGAGTCCGGCGGCGACATCATGAAGGGCGTGGCCATGGTCCTCGACGCCTTGGCCCACACCATGGGCTACGCCCAGCGCACCCTCTCCCACGCCGTCGAGCTGGCGGGCGAGAACGGGCTGAGCATCCAGGACGGCCGCGCCGTGGGCGCGTACACCGGCGCCGCCCCCGTCGGTCCGAACGTCCCGCAGAACGTGCGCGACGCCTACACCAAGGAACAGGGGCACATAGCCACGGTCAACGCGCTGATCGAGGAAGCCCTGCGCGAGGCCTCCCAGGCGGACGCGAAGGCCTCCGCCGAGCTGGACAAGCTCGCGAAGACCATCAACGTCTCCGACACCTCACAAGCGCACAACGAGCTCCTCGTCGAGGCGTCCCACCTCGAGTTCGACATCCTCAGGGCGGACATCCCCGTCGGTAAGGACCCGCAGTTCGTCCGCGCCTGGTGGGACGGCCTGACGGCCCAACAGCAGAAAGACCTCATGCGGGCCGATCCCGTGACCCTCGCCGACCTCAAGGGCCTCCCGCCCGAGGTCGGGCGCGAGATCCGCGGACCCGACGGGAAGATCGACAGGGTCGAGATGGTGCGGTACGCACTCGACCACTGGGACAAGAAGGACGACCTGAAGTTCGAGAACAACTGCGCCAATTTCACGTCGTCGGCCCTCGAGGCCGGAGGTATGCAGAAGAAGTTCGACTTCTGGCTGGGGCCCCGCGGCGACAACACCTGGGGACGGGAGAGCGGCCTGGGGTGGGACTGGGTCGATCAACGGGCTTACCACTCCCGTTCATGGGCACAGGCCAAGGGGTTGCACGAGTTCCTGGTCCGCAACGGCGGCGAAGAAGTCACACGATCGGACACGCGTCCCGGCGACGTCATCTTCTACGAGCAGGTGGCTCCCGATCCGGACGAGCCCCAGGGCGAGATCTATCACGCTGCCGTCGTCACCTCTGTGACCCCTGACGGTGACATCAAACTGACCCAGCACACCAGCTCGTTCCAGAACGTGAGCCTGGAGAGCCGCGAACACGTAGCCACCAGGAACCACGGCGAGCAGCGCATACACATCGTCCGACCCCACCCGAATTGGTACTGA
- a CDS encoding LysR family transcriptional regulator — METRELRYFVTVAEELHFGRAAQRLGIAQPPLSRAIQQLERRLGATLLDRTSRTVTLTEAGSVLLAEGRAALGAVDAAERRTRRAALSATGRPGLVLVTKASASRELLAKLLDAYAAEPGTVAVDVILCGPAEQERLLREGRADVALLHRPFDSTAGFDTEELSTEGQVVVLPAGHPLTVRDHVHMADITGLPGLPLPRWPGPDGTYPPGPGPQVRDHAQLLQLVALGRACAVSPESCRAQLPGDLAAVPVLDAPKVTTVIAWPPHGRSRAVADLVRTATSLQ, encoded by the coding sequence ATGGAGACCCGGGAACTGCGCTATTTCGTCACTGTCGCTGAAGAGCTGCACTTCGGTCGCGCCGCGCAGCGGCTCGGGATCGCGCAGCCGCCCCTGTCACGGGCGATCCAGCAGCTCGAACGCCGGCTCGGGGCAACGCTGCTGGATCGGACCAGCCGCACCGTCACGCTGACCGAGGCCGGTTCGGTGCTGCTGGCCGAGGGCCGGGCGGCCCTCGGCGCGGTCGATGCTGCTGAGCGCCGGACGCGCCGCGCTGCCCTTTCCGCGACCGGGCGTCCCGGCCTGGTCCTGGTGACGAAGGCCAGCGCGTCCCGCGAACTGCTGGCGAAACTGCTCGACGCGTACGCCGCCGAACCCGGCACGGTCGCCGTCGACGTCATCCTGTGCGGCCCGGCCGAGCAGGAACGACTTCTGCGCGAGGGCCGGGCCGACGTGGCGCTGCTGCACCGGCCGTTCGACTCGACGGCCGGGTTCGACACCGAAGAGCTCAGCACGGAGGGCCAGGTTGTGGTCCTGCCGGCCGGGCATCCGCTCACTGTCCGGGACCATGTGCACATGGCCGACATCACCGGGCTGCCGGGCCTTCCTCTGCCACGTTGGCCTGGCCCGGACGGCACCTACCCGCCCGGCCCCGGCCCGCAGGTCCGCGACCACGCGCAGTTGTTGCAGCTCGTCGCGCTCGGCCGGGCCTGCGCGGTCTCACCGGAGTCATGCCGAGCCCAACTGCCCGGTGACCTCGCCGCCGTACCCGTGCTGGACGCGCCGAAAGTCACCACCGTGATCGCCTGGCCACCGCACGGTCGGTCCAGAGCCGTCGCCGACCTTGTCCGCACTGCGACAAGTCTCCAGTAG
- a CDS encoding SDR family oxidoreductase: MSERTIALITGANKGIGHEIAAGLGALGWSVGVGARDDQRRKAAVERLREVGVDAFGVPLDVTDDASVTAAARLIEEQAGRLDVLVNNAAITGGWPQEPTRVDPATIRTVVETNVIGVIRVTNAMLPMLRRSASPRIVNMSSSVGSLTRQSGTAAEQTTGPVAVAYAPSKTFLNAVTLQYARELSGTKILINAGCPGYVATDLNGYRGVRTPEQGAAIAIKLATLPDDGPTGQFFEDAGVVPW; this comes from the coding sequence ATGAGCGAACGAACGATTGCGCTGATCACCGGCGCGAACAAGGGAATCGGCCACGAGATCGCCGCGGGCCTGGGCGCCCTCGGCTGGAGCGTCGGCGTCGGCGCCCGCGACGATCAGCGCCGTAAAGCGGCAGTGGAAAGACTTCGCGAGGTCGGCGTCGATGCGTTCGGCGTACCACTGGATGTGACCGACGACGCGAGCGTCACCGCCGCCGCACGGCTGATCGAGGAACAGGCCGGGCGCCTCGACGTGCTCGTTAACAACGCCGCCATCACCGGCGGTTGGCCGCAGGAGCCCACCCGGGTCGATCCCGCCACCATCCGGACGGTCGTGGAGACCAACGTGATCGGCGTCATCCGCGTCACCAACGCGATGCTGCCGATGCTGCGCCGCTCTGCTTCACCCCGGATCGTGAACATGTCCAGCAGCGTCGGCTCCCTCACCCGGCAGTCAGGAACCGCTGCTGAGCAGACGACGGGTCCGGTGGCCGTGGCGTACGCGCCGTCGAAGACGTTCCTGAACGCCGTCACCCTCCAGTACGCCCGGGAGCTGAGCGGCACGAAAATCCTGATCAATGCCGGCTGCCCCGGCTACGTCGCGACCGACCTCAACGGCTACCGCGGCGTGCGCACCCCCGAACAGGGCGCGGCGATCGCCATCAAACTCGCGACCCTGCCCGACGACGGCCCGACCGGCCAGTTCTTTGAGGACGCCGGCGTAGTGCCCTGGTGA
- a CDS encoding tetratricopeptide repeat protein — translation MPGRHRQPRTAAKQFLAWLAPKPGQRPCRWLIVLDDLADPGDLIVHPDDPAHRYSLWPPASPHGRVLLTTRRRDAARFSEGRRRIEVGLFTPDESLAYLTASLDAQGRTEPADQLTALAHDLGHLPLALAQATAYLIDSGESAAAYRHLLADRATTLDHLTPDTLPDEQATALAAAWSLSIDRADTLRPAGLARPMLHLAALLDANGIPQDVLTGQSARTHLAAHRTTTGPTPQQTPVSPADAVRTLRALDRLSLIDHQPGTPHQAVRVHQLIQRTTRDTLTPHQYDQAARTAADALGAAWPAVERDTDLAQALRANTDALTRYAEDALYQPDAHPVLYRLGRSLGESGQVTTAIDHFQHLTDTTGSRLGEDHPGALTARNNLAILRGEAGDAAGAAQALTDLLADQTRVLGNDHPHTLATRGNLATWRGEAGDAAGAAQDLADLAADQTRVLGNDHPHTLTTRSQLATWRGQAGDAAGAAQDLTDVLADRVRVLGEEHPETLTARGNLAIMLGEAGDAAGAAQALADLLADRERVLGKNHPHTLTTRNNLATMRGRAGDAAGAAQALASLLESTVRVLGPEHLHVQIIRQNLDHWRKEAERTPGTSGNDHS, via the coding sequence ATGCCGGGCCGACACCGACAACCCCGAACAGCTGCGAAACAGTTCCTGGCCTGGCTGGCTCCCAAGCCCGGGCAGCGGCCGTGCCGATGGCTGATCGTCCTGGACGACCTCGCCGATCCCGGCGACCTCATCGTCCACCCCGACGATCCCGCCCACCGCTACAGCCTGTGGCCGCCGGCCAGTCCCCACGGCCGGGTACTGCTCACCACCCGCCGCCGCGACGCCGCCCGCTTCAGTGAAGGCCGTCGGCGTATCGAAGTCGGCCTGTTCACCCCCGACGAATCCCTCGCCTACCTCACCGCATCCCTGGACGCTCAGGGCCGCACCGAGCCCGCAGACCAGCTCACCGCCCTCGCACACGACCTCGGACACCTGCCCCTGGCCCTGGCCCAAGCCACCGCCTACCTCATCGACTCCGGCGAATCCGCTGCCGCCTACCGACATCTACTGGCCGACCGCGCCACCACCCTCGACCACCTCACCCCCGACACCCTGCCCGACGAGCAGGCCACCGCCCTCGCTGCCGCCTGGTCCCTGTCCATCGACCGCGCCGACACACTGCGCCCCGCCGGCCTGGCCCGCCCCATGCTCCACCTCGCCGCACTCCTCGACGCCAACGGCATCCCCCAAGACGTCCTCACCGGCCAGAGCGCCCGAACCCACCTCGCCGCACACCGCACCACAACCGGCCCCACCCCGCAACAAACCCCTGTCTCCCCCGCGGACGCGGTACGCACCCTGCGCGCCCTGGACCGGCTCAGCCTCATCGACCACCAACCGGGCACCCCCCACCAGGCCGTCCGCGTCCACCAGCTCATCCAGCGCACCACCCGCGACACCCTCACCCCCCACCAGTACGACCAGGCCGCGCGTACCGCCGCCGACGCACTGGGGGCCGCCTGGCCCGCCGTCGAGCGCGACACCGACCTCGCCCAGGCCCTACGCGCCAACACCGACGCCCTCACTCGCTACGCCGAAGACGCCCTGTACCAGCCGGACGCGCACCCAGTGCTGTACCGCCTCGGCCGCAGCCTCGGTGAATCCGGTCAGGTCACTACCGCCATCGACCACTTCCAGCACCTCACCGACACCACCGGCAGCCGCTTGGGTGAAGACCACCCCGGCGCCCTCACCGCCCGGAACAACCTCGCCATCTTGCGAGGGGAGGCAGGGGACGCGGCCGGGGCCGCGCAGGCCCTCACCGACCTCCTGGCCGACCAGACCCGGGTGCTGGGCAACGACCACCCCCACACCCTCGCCACCCGGGGCAACCTCGCCACCTGGCGGGGGGAGGCGGGGGATGCGGCCGGAGCCGCACAGGACCTCGCCGACCTCGCGGCCGACCAGACCCGGGTGCTGGGCAACGACCACCCCCACACCCTCACCACCCGAAGCCAACTCGCCACCTGGCGGGGGCAGGCGGGGGATGCCGCCGGAGCCGCACAGGACCTCACCGACGTCCTGGCCGACCGAGTGAGGGTGCTGGGCGAAGAACACCCCGAGACCCTCACCGCCCGAGGCAACCTCGCCATCATGCTGGGGGAGGCGGGGGATGCGGCCGGAGCCGCACAGGCCCTCGCCGACCTCCTGGCCGACCGAGAGAGGGTGCTGGGCAAAAACCACCCCCACACCCTCACCACCCGGAACAACCTCGCCACCATGCGGGGGCGGGCGGGGGATGCGGCCGGAGCCGCACAGGCCCTCGCCAGCCTGCTGGAGTCCACGGTGCGGGTACTGGGCCCGGAACACCTTCACGTGCAGATCATTCGACAGAACCTCGACCACTGGCGGAAGGAAGCGGAGAGGACTCCTGGGACGTCGGGTAACGATCACTCGTGA